The stretch of DNA GCCATTCTTTCGGTCGGCGAGGCAATGCATGCGTCTGGTACACGTACCATCGAAGCCGTCGTGCTCGCCTATGAAATCCATTGCCGTCTCTGTGACGCTTCGGCGCTACGTCCCCGCGGCTGGGACCATGTGACGTACGGCCCATTTTCTTCTGCCCTCGGTGCCGCCAAGCTCATGAAACTTTCCAACAAACAGACGGTCCAGGCAATCAATCTGGCCGGCATTGCAAATGTGGCTCTTCGGCAGACGCGGGTCGGGGATCTGTCCATGTGGAAGGCCTGCGCCTTCTCGAATGCCGCCCGAAACGGTGTGTTCGCCGCCATGCTGGCGCAGGCTGGTATGACAGGACCGTCGCCTATCTTCGAAGGAGAAAAGGGCTTCATGAAGCTGGTTTCAGGACCACTGGAGCTGGCGTCATTCACTGCAGAACGGGGACATTCCCAGATGGGGGTGGAGTCTAGCGGAAAGGGGTCTGTCTCCGCGAGCCAGTATCCTCAGTTCAAGATTCTCGATACCTATATCAAACATTACCCAGTCGAATATCACGCGCAGACTGCGGTCGAAGCAGCGTTGGCACTTCGCGATGAAGTGACGGAAGCAGAAGGAGTTCGTGCGATCGATCATGTAAAAGATGTTGAGATCGGTAGTTATGACGTGGCCATCGAAATTATCGGGCGTGATCCTGAAAAATGGCAGCCGGCCACGAGGGAGACGGCTGACCACAGCTTCCCCTATTGCGTGGCAGCGGCATTGCTCCACGGTCCTGTGACGTTGCAGTCATTCGATCCGAAACGATTGCGCGATCCGGCTGTGCGGAATTTGATGAAGCAGGTCCGTGTTGTGCAGCAGCCGGAATTCGTGGGACGGTATCCGAGGACCATGCCGACCAGAATCACGGTCAAGACAGAAGCAGGGAAAACCTACATGAGTCAAGTCGATGTACCGGTAGGACATCCAAGCAATCCGATGTCGGATCGGGATCTGGAAGCAAAGTTTCGCCGGTTGGCCGTCGGACGGTTGAATCGCTCTCGCATCGACCGGCTAATCGAATTCGTGTGGAACCTTGATCGGGTCAGAGACATCAGTACGCTCATGCCGATGCTGAACGTGAAAGGCGGAGGTTGAGTGTAAGGTTTAGGAGAATCCCGACGACGATGGTGGAGCGAAAGCGGTCGCCGAAGACATCTCGCCTGCGCGAATTGTTGGCTACACGTACCCTCGCCATTCCCGGAGCGTTTAATGCGTTGGTCGCGATGCAAATCGAACGAGCCGGCTACGAGATCGCGTATGTCTCAGGCGCTGCCATATCTGCTTGCCGTGGAATGCCGGACATCGGCCTGTTGACGCTGAGTGATATGGCGTCGGAGGCGGGAAGGA from Nitrospira sp. encodes:
- a CDS encoding MmgE/PrpD family protein; its protein translation is MLADRFARYGRSLRYRDLPDAVVHEVKRRLLDSLGCALGAWNAPPCRIARLIAQVAKVPQGATLWGTSHKTLPDLAAFANGGLVRYLDFNDTYLSKEPGHPSDNIPAILSVGEAMHASGTRTIEAVVLAYEIHCRLCDASALRPRGWDHVTYGPFSSALGAAKLMKLSNKQTVQAINLAGIANVALRQTRVGDLSMWKACAFSNAARNGVFAAMLAQAGMTGPSPIFEGEKGFMKLVSGPLELASFTAERGHSQMGVESSGKGSVSASQYPQFKILDTYIKHYPVEYHAQTAVEAALALRDEVTEAEGVRAIDHVKDVEIGSYDVAIEIIGRDPEKWQPATRETADHSFPYCVAAALLHGPVTLQSFDPKRLRDPAVRNLMKQVRVVQQPEFVGRYPRTMPTRITVKTEAGKTYMSQVDVPVGHPSNPMSDRDLEAKFRRLAVGRLNRSRIDRLIEFVWNLDRVRDISTLMPMLNVKGGG